Below is a window of Solanum stenotomum isolate F172 chromosome 7, ASM1918654v1, whole genome shotgun sequence DNA.
GTCCACCATTTCCTTAAGGAATCAGTCCTAAGAGCGGCTACGACTACGAGACTcttacatttatttattattttatttattatatcaaGTATTTTTTGCCCAATTAGAAAAAAgataacaacaatatttttgcaagattagaaaaaaaaaaaaaaattcagtcctccaaaaaaggtataatattgattgagaatttgaatatgtatattttaatttaataaaaataaaaataattttttttttgtaataggtagtaaaaataatttctctctataaaataatcttaatactGAAAGTAGAGTGATacttgtcttctttttttttttgtaatttgactcTAAAGCACTTTTAACAAATATTTGTCAAAcaatttacttatgaaaaacagttttcaaatgaattagttaaacacaaatagttttttttcaaaagcacatttatgaaaaactatttttaaaaaatgcttCTGAAAATAAGCAGTTTTTAGCAGTAATGTCAAACAGACTCTTAATCGCACAAACATCATATGACttattaacttattttagatcATCAATTTCAGGAGAAACtacataattagacatactctactaccatatatactattattgcctataattttaaaatattatgtatttaccactaattaagagttttcggcatatgttgaggaagatacacctaaatacatgtatttttattACAAGATACACttaaatagggagagaggcaagcgagatttgttatatatgtatcacatatacatgtgaatcacactggATACACACTATATGcatgtatttgtatgtatctggtgtgattcacatgtatctaggatacagaTACATAGGAGGGTGGTGAGCGAGATGGAAGgaaggcgagcgagatttgttatgtattccagatacatgtgaatccacttgaatacagtgtatctagaacaaattatacCTAATTTTGACTCTATGTATCCCAAGATACATGCATCTGGACATATCGAAAtctagtactccctccgtcccattttatgtggcaacatttcctttttggtcagtcccaaaaagaatgtcacatttccttataaggaaagtatttaaaggtacaattccttttttattcttgttggtcccacttaatcttaaaataatactccaatacatttatgaggagagagaaattgagtctactttttaaaagggcaatttggtaaacatttcaaagtcttcatttatttcttaaactccgtgcccggtcaaatgttgccacataaaatgggacggagggagtaagatttttatttattttttttaacaccaAAAGGGGTTGTTCATCATTTATGTCTCAAAAACACTGGAATGAGTTTCAAAGACtccttaaaagaaaaattagggAAAACTAACATATAATCTACCAAAAAGTTTCTTCAATAGACCATAAGATCATTGTAACTGTTCTCTTATTAGTATTTCCGTCCAAAACCTCCTGCACCGCGACCATATGTTGGGAGAGCTGCCACTGCTTGGGGCTCAGCGGCCTGCTTGACAACGCCTGGAAGGTCAGACATGCCGAGGGCTGAAATCtagtaagattcataatattgcaaattaaaatGTATCCAAAGAATTAACTCCTAAAttagtgggatttatgtaagttttcctaagttttaataatatattttattttttaaaaagtttatgTCAAGTTAAACTATATcgtataaattgagacggagaaATTACTTCCCACTTTCAATTATTGGGAGTTGGGACCTACAATATGATGAATCAATGATTGCTATATTATTACTGATATTCCTTTGGGGCATTATATAAAgctgacacaccattaccaccCAACAAAGACTCAAAGAAGAACCATTTCTTTCTTCAATTCAACACATTGTCAATTTGCCGCATTTTAATTCATATTAGGTACTTCCCTCCGTACCCCATTTTTTGTCATAGCCATACAAACTCTTATAGTCGATCCTGACTTATTTGatactaagaaaaaaaatattattttatttattatgattcGTATGATGAACTCTGCACAAATGTGCAAACAAGTAAGATGGCGAAATTTGCTACAATTGCAAAATTTTCTTCGAAAGGACAAGATTGTGGTGGTCATGGGAGTCACCGGTGCCGGAAAATCAAAACTCTCTATAGACTTAGCCACTCAATTCAATGGAGAAATAATTAATTCCGACAAAATACAAGTGTACAAAGGTCTTGATATCGCGACTAACAAAATAACAGAAGAAGAACGTTGCGGTGTACCACATCATTGCCTAGGGGTAATTGATCCTTACAAAGAATTCACCACAAAAGACTTTTGCAACATGGCTTCATTTACCGTTAACTCTATAACCAACCGCAGTAAACTTCCTATCATCGTTGGAGGGTCAAATTCATTCATCGAGGCATTTGTCTACAACaataattcatataattttaGTACAAGGTACGATTTTTGTTTCCTATGGGTCGATGCATCAATGAACGTGCTAAATTCGTTCTTATACGAACGAGTTGATAAAATGGTGGATCAAGGACTGGTGGATGAGGTAAGACAAATGTTCAATCCAAAAAACATGGATTATA
It encodes the following:
- the LOC125871011 gene encoding adenylate isopentenyltransferase 5, chloroplastic-like, which encodes MIRMMNSAQMCKQVRWRNLLQLQNFLRKDKIVVVMGVTGAGKSKLSIDLATQFNGEIINSDKIQVYKGLDIATNKITEEERCGVPHHCLGVIDPYKEFTTKDFCNMASFTVNSITNRSKLPIIVGGSNSFIEAFVYNNNSYNFSTRYDFCFLWVDASMNVLNSFLYERVDKMVDQGLVDEVRQMFNPKNMDYTKGIRKAIGVPEFDSYFRAELSNSVDRQTRERMLKEAITEVKINNCILASKQFDKINRLINVKGWKIHRLDATEVFEKQRIAEEKEAEEIWKNMVMGQSRKIVHKFLYENYRNSMVYKSDGTDIMAAASQY